The following proteins are co-located in the Castanea sativa cultivar Marrone di Chiusa Pesio chromosome 8, ASM4071231v1 genome:
- the LOC142606088 gene encoding uncharacterized protein LOC142606088: MNAEDAIIAKGVATKRKRDKGTNHNLDRKKETQGTGHALDKKKNLLDQRPKFTSFTPLVMPIKDRVIPKGVVKLTIIVGTYPAQVSKEIDFLVVDCPLTYNVILGQPTLNKLKAAMLTYYLKLKFPTAHGIGKIRGDQVLEREYYQAALALGENHTWIIDGPEPVPEPSELPQKIKVVPGNLSKVLPIGSILLTLEKTKITNFLGESQDVFAWKHENMLRIDRGVIRHRLNVNPGCRPVQQRRRIFAPKHNKVVVKEVEKLFEASFIREVFYPEWLANVVMVKKNNGKWRMYVDFTDINKACPNDSFPLPRIDQLVDSTNRHKLLSFIDTFSNYN, encoded by the exons ATGAATGCTGAAGATGCAATAATAGCTAAAGGAGTGGCGactaaaaggaaaagagacAAAGGAACCAACCACAACCTTGATAGGAAGAAGGAAACACAGGGTACTGGGCATGCATTGGACAAAAAGAAGAACCTCCTAGATCAAAGACCTAAGTTTACTAGTTTCACTCCTTTAGTGATGCCTATCAA GGACAGGGTTATTCCCAAAGGTGTTGTTAAGCTAACCATAATTGTAGGCACTTATCCAGCACAAGTCTCCAAGGAGATTGATTTCCTTGTGGTAGATTGCCCATTGACATACAATGTCATCCTTGGACAACCAACGCTTAACAAGTTGAAAGCGGCAATGTTGACCTATTACCTAAAGCTTAAATTCCCTACAGCCCATGGCATAGGGAAAATCAGAGGAGACCAAGTCCTTGAAAGAGAATACTATCAAGCTGCCCTAGCATTAGGGGAAAACCATACATGGATAATAGATGGACCTGAACCAGTACCAGAACCGTCAGAATTACCACAAAAAATTAAGGTCGTCCCTGGAAATCTGTCCAAAGTCTTGCCAATAGGTTCAATACTCTTAACTCTAGAGAAGACGAAGATAACGAACTTCCTAGGAGAGAGCCAAGATGTTTTCGCTTGGAAGCACGAAAATATGCTAAGAATTGATAGAGGAGTCATTCGACATCGTCTCAATGTTAATCCGGGGTGCAGACCAGTGCAACAAAGACGAAGAATATTCGCACCTAAACACAATAAGGTAGTAGTAAAGGAGGTTGAAAAACTCTTCGAGGCAAGCTTCATAAGGGAAGTGTTCTACCCTGAGTGGCTAGCCAACGTAGTGATGGTAAAGAAGAacaatggcaagtggcgaatgtatGTCGACTTCACAGATATCAACAAAGCATGCCCAAATGATAGCTTCCCCTTACCCAGGATTGACCAACTGGTGGATTCAACTAACAGACACAAGCTTTTAAGCTTCATAGACACCTTCTCCAACTACAATTAA
- the LOC142608101 gene encoding cyclin-dependent protein kinase inhibitor SMR10-like yields the protein MFSEFKSLSFMGVSDSQMFLSEKDLNSMELNFLVRPTLDFQDRCPTAPSEEEEDHELYKRPEVKEEEKQQEEEDKCKISVSSLEVKVPSLGELRDVEDDDDGFRTPTSLDHKIPESLQCPAAPRKPKPIPSTKRKAGRRRIMLDLANEIESLFPPAVLVDLRVKIKKIRRGDETK from the coding sequence ATGTTCTCTGAGTTCAAGTCACTTTCATTCATGGGTGTGTCTGATTCTCAGATGTTTCTCTCTGAGAAAGATCTGAATTCCATGGAATTGAATTTCCTAGTACGACCCACGTTGGATTTTCAAGACCGGTGTCCAACAGCAccttcagaagaagaagaagatcacGAGCTTTATAAAAGGCCAgaagtgaaagaagaagaaaaacaacaagaagaagaggatAAATGCAAGATTTCAGTTTCATCGTTGGAGGTCAAAGTTCCATCTCTAGGAGAATTGAGGGACGTGGAAGATGATGACGATGGGTTCAGGACTCCAACTTCTTTGGATCACAAAATTCCAGAGAGTCTTCAATGCCCAGCTGCACCAAGAAAGCCAAAACCAATTCCATCTACAAAAAGAAAAGCCGGTCGAAGAAGAATTATGCTTGATCTAGCAAATGAGATCGAATCATTGTTTCCTCCAGCTGTTCTAGTAGATCTTCGTGTTAAGATTAAGAAAATTAGACGAGGAGATGAAACCAAATGA